In Helianthus annuus cultivar XRQ/B chromosome 3, HanXRQr2.0-SUNRISE, whole genome shotgun sequence, a single window of DNA contains:
- the LOC110932354 gene encoding glycine-rich cell wall structural protein-like, producing MGNWKVVVSVFVVFFCIGICSAARSLFNYESGGGGGEHVMPGYGLYGGGGGSGGGSGFEGGSGGGGGHGGGVGFAGGYEYVPSHGGGGVGYGENGGGYGGGRGSGGGSGGSYGGGREHGGYGGGVGGGSGGGGGGGEHGGGYGGGGGGGSGGGSGGYYEGGGQHEGSYGGGIGGGSGGGEHAGGYGGGTGGGSGGGVRGGSGEGGGDGGGGEHGGGYGRGAGGGSGFGSGGYHGGGGEHAGGYGRGEGGGGGGGSGGTGSGGSVGCHGGGVDLVRGYGGGAWGGNSDGEHAGGYGGGVGGGNGHGYGAGGENGGGYGGGGGGGGGHGGGVGGAGGGGYGSGGGEGGGAGGAYGGGAYGGGGGGGGSGGGGGGGSGGYYGGGGEHGGGYGGGAGGGSGGGSGGYNGGGGEHAGGYGGGGGGGGGSGGYSGGGGGTLTQATETTT from the exons ATGGGTAATTGGAAAGTTGTTGTTAGTGTTTTCGTCGTCTTCTTTTGCATTGGCATTTGTTCAGCCGCTAGATCACTTTTTAATTAtgaaagtggtggtggtggaggtgaacATGTAATGCCAGGGTATGGTTTGTATGGAGGTGGTGGAGGGAGTGGCGGTGGTAGTGGGTTTGAAGGAGGGTCTGGTGGTGGTGGGGGACACGGTGGTGGAGTTGGATTTGCCGGTGGATATGAATATGTTCCTAGTCATGGAGGAGGTGGTGTTGGCTATGGAGAAAATGGTGGTGGGTATGGAGGCGGTAGAGGGAGTGGAGGTGGTAGTGGTGGTTCCTATGGAGGTGGTAGGGAGCATGGAGGTTATGGTGGAGGTGTAGGAGGTGgtagcggtggtggtggtggtggtggggagcATGGAGGAGGTTATGGTGGAGGTGGAGGAGGTGGTAgcggtggtggtagtggtggatATTATGAAGGTGGTGGGCAGCATGAAGGTAGTTATGGCGGAGGTATAggaggtggtagtggtggtggggAGCATGCAGGAGGTTATGGCGGAGGCACAGGAGGTGGTAGCGGTGGTG GCGTAAGAGGTGGTAGCGgtgagggtggtggtgatggtggtggtggggaacATGGAGGAGGTTATGGCAGAGGTGCAGGAGGTGGTAGCGGTTTTGGTAGTGGTGGATACCATGGAGGTGGTGGGGAACACGCAGGAGGTTATGGTAGAGGGgaaggaggtggaggtggaggtggaagtGGTGGCACTGGCAGCGGTGGTAGTGTTGGATGCCATGGCGGTGGTGTAGATCTTGTAAGAGGTTATGGTGGAGGGGCATGGGGTGGTAACAGTGATGGGGAGCATGCTGGAGGTTACGGTGGAGGCGTAGGAGGTGGTAACGGTCATGGGTATGGAGCCGGGGGTGAGAACGGTGGTGGgtatggtggtggcggtggaggtggaggtggacaCGGTGGTGGAGTTGGGGGAGCCGGAGGAGGTGGGTATGGAAGTGGTGGTGGAGAAGGTGGTGGTGCAGGCGGGGCATATGGCGGTGGTGCATACgggggaggaggaggtggtggtgggtctggaggtggaggtggaggaggGAGTGGTGGATACTATGGTGGTGGCGGGGAGCATGGGGGAGGTTATGGTGGAGGTGCAGGAGGTGGTAGCGGTGGTGGTAGCGGTGGATACAATGGAGGTGGTGGGGAGCATGCAGGAGGTTATGGTGGAGgaggtggcggcggtggtggtagtggtggatACTCTGGAGGTGGTGGggg gACGTTGACTCAAGCAACTGAAACTACAACCTGA